One window from the genome of Lepisosteus oculatus isolate fLepOcu1 chromosome 21, fLepOcu1.hap2, whole genome shotgun sequence encodes:
- the LOC102685487 gene encoding troponin T, fast skeletal muscle isoforms-like isoform X2: MSDTEEVEHVEEAHHEEVHADEETYEEEAEDEEHDEEKPKFKPTAPKIPEGEKVDFDDIQKKRQNKDLMELQGLIDAHFEHRKKEEEELIALKERIEKRRTERAEQQRERAEKDKERQARREEERLRKEEEDQKKRAEEDAKKKKALTNMGSQYSSYLAKADQKRGKKQTEREKKKKILADRRKPLNIDHLSEDKLREKAKELWDWMHSLESEKFDFTEKLKRQKYEVVTLRKRVEELSKFSKKGAAVRRRK; this comes from the exons ATGTCTGACACAGAGGAAGT tgaacACGTGGAGG AAGCACACCACGAGGAGGTGCATGCTGATGAAG AGACCTATGAAGAGGAAG CCGAAGACGAAGAACACGATG AAGAGAAACCAAAGTTCAA ACCTACTGCCCCTAAGATCCCTGAGGGGGAGAAGGTGGACTTTGAT GACATCCAGAAGAAGCGTCAGAACAAGGACCTTATGGAGCTGCAGGGTCTGATTGATGCTCACTTTGAGCACAGGAAGAAGGAAGAGGAGGAGCTTATTGCCTTGAAGGAGAGAATT GAGAAGCGCAGAACAGAGAGAGCCGAACAACAGAGAGAAAGAGCTGAGAAGGATAAAGAGCGCCAGGCGAGACGAGAG GAGGAGAGGCTCAGGAAAGAGGAGGAAGATCAGAAGAAGAGGGCTGAAGAGGATGCCAAGAAGAAGAAGGCCCTCACCAACATGGGCTCTCAGTACAGCAGCTACCTTGCTAAG GCTGATCAGAAGAGAGGCAAAAAGCAGACcgagagagaaaagaagaagaagatccTGGCAGACAGACGCAAGCCTCTGAACATTGACCATCTGAGTGAGGACAAGCTGAG AGAGAAAGCTAAGGAGCTGTGGGACTGGATGCACTCCCTGGAGTCTGAGAAATTTGACTTCACGGAGAAGCTGAAGAGACAGAAGTATGAG GTGGTAACACTACGTAAGAGGGTGGAAGAGCTGAGTAAATT
- the LOC102685487 gene encoding troponin T, fast skeletal muscle isoforms-like isoform X1, producing MSDTEEVEHVEEAHHEEVHADEETYEEEAEDEEHDEEKPKFKPTAPKIPEGEKVDFDDIQKKRQNKDLMELQGLIDAHFEHRKKEEEELIALKERIEKRRTERAEQQRERAEKDKERQARREEERLRKEEEDQKKRAEEDAKKKKALTNMGSQYSSYLAKADQKRGKKQTEREKKKKILADRRKPLNIDHLSEDKLREKAKELWDWMHSLESEKFDFTEKLKRQKYEVISLRNRIDELEKHSKKGAAVRRRK from the exons ATGTCTGACACAGAGGAAGT tgaacACGTGGAGG AAGCACACCACGAGGAGGTGCATGCTGATGAAG AGACCTATGAAGAGGAAG CCGAAGACGAAGAACACGATG AAGAGAAACCAAAGTTCAA ACCTACTGCCCCTAAGATCCCTGAGGGGGAGAAGGTGGACTTTGAT GACATCCAGAAGAAGCGTCAGAACAAGGACCTTATGGAGCTGCAGGGTCTGATTGATGCTCACTTTGAGCACAGGAAGAAGGAAGAGGAGGAGCTTATTGCCTTGAAGGAGAGAATT GAGAAGCGCAGAACAGAGAGAGCCGAACAACAGAGAGAAAGAGCTGAGAAGGATAAAGAGCGCCAGGCGAGACGAGAG GAGGAGAGGCTCAGGAAAGAGGAGGAAGATCAGAAGAAGAGGGCTGAAGAGGATGCCAAGAAGAAGAAGGCCCTCACCAACATGGGCTCTCAGTACAGCAGCTACCTTGCTAAG GCTGATCAGAAGAGAGGCAAAAAGCAGACcgagagagaaaagaagaagaagatccTGGCAGACAGACGCAAGCCTCTGAACATTGACCATCTGAGTGAGGACAAGCTGAG AGAGAAAGCTAAGGAGCTGTGGGACTGGATGCACTCCCTGGAGTCTGAGAAATTTGACTTCACGGAGAAGCTGAAGAGACAGAAGTATGAG GTCATCTCACTCAGAAACCGAATTGATGAGCTGGAGAAACA
- the LOC102685487 gene encoding troponin T, fast skeletal muscle isoforms-like isoform X4 translates to MSDTEEVEHVEEAHHEEVHADEETYEEEEEKPKFKPTAPKIPEGEKVDFDDIQKKRQNKDLMELQGLIDAHFEHRKKEEEELIALKERIEKRRTERAEQQRERAEKDKERQARREEERLRKEEEDQKKRAEEDAKKKKALTNMGSQYSSYLAKADQKRGKKQTEREKKKKILADRRKPLNIDHLSEDKLREKAKELWDWMHSLESEKFDFTEKLKRQKYEVISLRNRIDELEKHSKKGAAVRRRK, encoded by the exons ATGTCTGACACAGAGGAAGT tgaacACGTGGAGG AAGCACACCACGAGGAGGTGCATGCTGATGAAG AGACCTATGAAGAGGAAG AAGAGAAACCAAAGTTCAA ACCTACTGCCCCTAAGATCCCTGAGGGGGAGAAGGTGGACTTTGAT GACATCCAGAAGAAGCGTCAGAACAAGGACCTTATGGAGCTGCAGGGTCTGATTGATGCTCACTTTGAGCACAGGAAGAAGGAAGAGGAGGAGCTTATTGCCTTGAAGGAGAGAATT GAGAAGCGCAGAACAGAGAGAGCCGAACAACAGAGAGAAAGAGCTGAGAAGGATAAAGAGCGCCAGGCGAGACGAGAG GAGGAGAGGCTCAGGAAAGAGGAGGAAGATCAGAAGAAGAGGGCTGAAGAGGATGCCAAGAAGAAGAAGGCCCTCACCAACATGGGCTCTCAGTACAGCAGCTACCTTGCTAAG GCTGATCAGAAGAGAGGCAAAAAGCAGACcgagagagaaaagaagaagaagatccTGGCAGACAGACGCAAGCCTCTGAACATTGACCATCTGAGTGAGGACAAGCTGAG AGAGAAAGCTAAGGAGCTGTGGGACTGGATGCACTCCCTGGAGTCTGAGAAATTTGACTTCACGGAGAAGCTGAAGAGACAGAAGTATGAG GTCATCTCACTCAGAAACCGAATTGATGAGCTGGAGAAACA
- the LOC102685487 gene encoding troponin T, fast skeletal muscle isoforms-like isoform X3, translated as MSDTEEVEHVEEAHHEEVHADEAEDEEHDEEKPKFKPTAPKIPEGEKVDFDDIQKKRQNKDLMELQGLIDAHFEHRKKEEEELIALKERIEKRRTERAEQQRERAEKDKERQARREEERLRKEEEDQKKRAEEDAKKKKALTNMGSQYSSYLAKADQKRGKKQTEREKKKKILADRRKPLNIDHLSEDKLREKAKELWDWMHSLESEKFDFTEKLKRQKYEVISLRNRIDELEKHSKKGAAVRRRK; from the exons ATGTCTGACACAGAGGAAGT tgaacACGTGGAGG AAGCACACCACGAGGAGGTGCATGCTGATGAAG CCGAAGACGAAGAACACGATG AAGAGAAACCAAAGTTCAA ACCTACTGCCCCTAAGATCCCTGAGGGGGAGAAGGTGGACTTTGAT GACATCCAGAAGAAGCGTCAGAACAAGGACCTTATGGAGCTGCAGGGTCTGATTGATGCTCACTTTGAGCACAGGAAGAAGGAAGAGGAGGAGCTTATTGCCTTGAAGGAGAGAATT GAGAAGCGCAGAACAGAGAGAGCCGAACAACAGAGAGAAAGAGCTGAGAAGGATAAAGAGCGCCAGGCGAGACGAGAG GAGGAGAGGCTCAGGAAAGAGGAGGAAGATCAGAAGAAGAGGGCTGAAGAGGATGCCAAGAAGAAGAAGGCCCTCACCAACATGGGCTCTCAGTACAGCAGCTACCTTGCTAAG GCTGATCAGAAGAGAGGCAAAAAGCAGACcgagagagaaaagaagaagaagatccTGGCAGACAGACGCAAGCCTCTGAACATTGACCATCTGAGTGAGGACAAGCTGAG AGAGAAAGCTAAGGAGCTGTGGGACTGGATGCACTCCCTGGAGTCTGAGAAATTTGACTTCACGGAGAAGCTGAAGAGACAGAAGTATGAG GTCATCTCACTCAGAAACCGAATTGATGAGCTGGAGAAACA
- the LOC102685487 gene encoding troponin T, fast skeletal muscle isoforms-like isoform X5 — translation MSDTEEVEHVEEAHHEEVHADEEEKPKFKPTAPKIPEGEKVDFDDIQKKRQNKDLMELQGLIDAHFEHRKKEEEELIALKERIEKRRTERAEQQRERAEKDKERQARREEERLRKEEEDQKKRAEEDAKKKKALTNMGSQYSSYLAKADQKRGKKQTEREKKKKILADRRKPLNIDHLSEDKLREKAKELWDWMHSLESEKFDFTEKLKRQKYEVISLRNRIDELEKHSKKGAAVRRRK, via the exons ATGTCTGACACAGAGGAAGT tgaacACGTGGAGG AAGCACACCACGAGGAGGTGCATGCTGATGAAG AAGAGAAACCAAAGTTCAA ACCTACTGCCCCTAAGATCCCTGAGGGGGAGAAGGTGGACTTTGAT GACATCCAGAAGAAGCGTCAGAACAAGGACCTTATGGAGCTGCAGGGTCTGATTGATGCTCACTTTGAGCACAGGAAGAAGGAAGAGGAGGAGCTTATTGCCTTGAAGGAGAGAATT GAGAAGCGCAGAACAGAGAGAGCCGAACAACAGAGAGAAAGAGCTGAGAAGGATAAAGAGCGCCAGGCGAGACGAGAG GAGGAGAGGCTCAGGAAAGAGGAGGAAGATCAGAAGAAGAGGGCTGAAGAGGATGCCAAGAAGAAGAAGGCCCTCACCAACATGGGCTCTCAGTACAGCAGCTACCTTGCTAAG GCTGATCAGAAGAGAGGCAAAAAGCAGACcgagagagaaaagaagaagaagatccTGGCAGACAGACGCAAGCCTCTGAACATTGACCATCTGAGTGAGGACAAGCTGAG AGAGAAAGCTAAGGAGCTGTGGGACTGGATGCACTCCCTGGAGTCTGAGAAATTTGACTTCACGGAGAAGCTGAAGAGACAGAAGTATGAG GTCATCTCACTCAGAAACCGAATTGATGAGCTGGAGAAACA
- the LOC102685487 gene encoding troponin T, fast skeletal muscle isoforms-like isoform X7 has translation MSDTEEVEHVEEEKPKFKPTAPKIPEGEKVDFDDIQKKRQNKDLMELQGLIDAHFEHRKKEEEELIALKERIEKRRTERAEQQRERAEKDKERQARREEERLRKEEEDQKKRAEEDAKKKKALTNMGSQYSSYLAKADQKRGKKQTEREKKKKILADRRKPLNIDHLSEDKLREKAKELWDWMHSLESEKFDFTEKLKRQKYEVVTLRKRVEELSKFSKKGAAVRRRK, from the exons ATGTCTGACACAGAGGAAGT tgaacACGTGGAGG AAGAGAAACCAAAGTTCAA ACCTACTGCCCCTAAGATCCCTGAGGGGGAGAAGGTGGACTTTGAT GACATCCAGAAGAAGCGTCAGAACAAGGACCTTATGGAGCTGCAGGGTCTGATTGATGCTCACTTTGAGCACAGGAAGAAGGAAGAGGAGGAGCTTATTGCCTTGAAGGAGAGAATT GAGAAGCGCAGAACAGAGAGAGCCGAACAACAGAGAGAAAGAGCTGAGAAGGATAAAGAGCGCCAGGCGAGACGAGAG GAGGAGAGGCTCAGGAAAGAGGAGGAAGATCAGAAGAAGAGGGCTGAAGAGGATGCCAAGAAGAAGAAGGCCCTCACCAACATGGGCTCTCAGTACAGCAGCTACCTTGCTAAG GCTGATCAGAAGAGAGGCAAAAAGCAGACcgagagagaaaagaagaagaagatccTGGCAGACAGACGCAAGCCTCTGAACATTGACCATCTGAGTGAGGACAAGCTGAG AGAGAAAGCTAAGGAGCTGTGGGACTGGATGCACTCCCTGGAGTCTGAGAAATTTGACTTCACGGAGAAGCTGAAGAGACAGAAGTATGAG GTGGTAACACTACGTAAGAGGGTGGAAGAGCTGAGTAAATT
- the LOC102685487 gene encoding troponin T, fast skeletal muscle isoforms-like isoform X6 encodes MSDTEEVEHVEEEKPKFKPTAPKIPEGEKVDFDDIQKKRQNKDLMELQGLIDAHFEHRKKEEEELIALKERIEKRRTERAEQQRERAEKDKERQARREEERLRKEEEDQKKRAEEDAKKKKALTNMGSQYSSYLAKADQKRGKKQTEREKKKKILADRRKPLNIDHLSEDKLREKAKELWDWMHSLESEKFDFTEKLKRQKYEVISLRNRIDELEKHSKKGAAVRRRK; translated from the exons ATGTCTGACACAGAGGAAGT tgaacACGTGGAGG AAGAGAAACCAAAGTTCAA ACCTACTGCCCCTAAGATCCCTGAGGGGGAGAAGGTGGACTTTGAT GACATCCAGAAGAAGCGTCAGAACAAGGACCTTATGGAGCTGCAGGGTCTGATTGATGCTCACTTTGAGCACAGGAAGAAGGAAGAGGAGGAGCTTATTGCCTTGAAGGAGAGAATT GAGAAGCGCAGAACAGAGAGAGCCGAACAACAGAGAGAAAGAGCTGAGAAGGATAAAGAGCGCCAGGCGAGACGAGAG GAGGAGAGGCTCAGGAAAGAGGAGGAAGATCAGAAGAAGAGGGCTGAAGAGGATGCCAAGAAGAAGAAGGCCCTCACCAACATGGGCTCTCAGTACAGCAGCTACCTTGCTAAG GCTGATCAGAAGAGAGGCAAAAAGCAGACcgagagagaaaagaagaagaagatccTGGCAGACAGACGCAAGCCTCTGAACATTGACCATCTGAGTGAGGACAAGCTGAG AGAGAAAGCTAAGGAGCTGTGGGACTGGATGCACTCCCTGGAGTCTGAGAAATTTGACTTCACGGAGAAGCTGAAGAGACAGAAGTATGAG GTCATCTCACTCAGAAACCGAATTGATGAGCTGGAGAAACA
- the LOC102685487 gene encoding troponin T, fast skeletal muscle isoforms-like isoform X8: MELQGLIDAHFEHRKKEEEELIALKERIEKRRTERAEQQRERAEKDKERQARREEERLRKEEEDQKKRAEEDAKKKKALTNMGSQYSSYLAKADQKRGKKQTEREKKKKILADRRKPLNIDHLSEDKLREKAKELWDWMHSLESEKFDFTEKLKRQKYEVISLRNRIDELEKHSKKGAAVRRRK; this comes from the exons ATGGAGCTGCAGGGTCTGATTGATGCTCACTTTGAGCACAGGAAGAAGGAAGAGGAGGAGCTTATTGCCTTGAAGGAGAGAATT GAGAAGCGCAGAACAGAGAGAGCCGAACAACAGAGAGAAAGAGCTGAGAAGGATAAAGAGCGCCAGGCGAGACGAGAG GAGGAGAGGCTCAGGAAAGAGGAGGAAGATCAGAAGAAGAGGGCTGAAGAGGATGCCAAGAAGAAGAAGGCCCTCACCAACATGGGCTCTCAGTACAGCAGCTACCTTGCTAAG GCTGATCAGAAGAGAGGCAAAAAGCAGACcgagagagaaaagaagaagaagatccTGGCAGACAGACGCAAGCCTCTGAACATTGACCATCTGAGTGAGGACAAGCTGAG AGAGAAAGCTAAGGAGCTGTGGGACTGGATGCACTCCCTGGAGTCTGAGAAATTTGACTTCACGGAGAAGCTGAAGAGACAGAAGTATGAG GTCATCTCACTCAGAAACCGAATTGATGAGCTGGAGAAACA